A stretch of Stenotrophomonas indicatrix DNA encodes these proteins:
- a CDS encoding DUF3653 domain-containing protein encodes MKIDPHDRIDLTGLWAGFGFQGGHMFTPEGHQLEPCDMAWWSLTCNIAREWRLMMADERAEVAARSVRPRQACATTKSSVIYLAEVLRIRRERRLGAGVSGPDAEPSNVVYMSRGPRPRQRM; translated from the coding sequence ATCAAGATTGATCCCCACGACCGCATAGATCTAACCGGCCTTTGGGCCGGTTTCGGCTTTCAGGGCGGCCATATGTTCACCCCCGAAGGTCATCAGCTGGAGCCTTGCGACATGGCCTGGTGGTCGCTGACCTGCAACATTGCACGGGAATGGCGGTTGATGATGGCTGATGAGCGAGCCGAGGTGGCCGCCCGATCGGTACGGCCCCGACAGGCTTGTGCCACAACGAAATCCAGCGTCATCTACCTTGCCGAAGTGCTCAGAATTCGCCGAGAACGGCGGTTGGGCGCGGGTGTATCCGGTCCCGACGCCGAGCCGTCCAATGTGGTCTACATGAGTCGTGGGCCGAGGCCGCGCCAGCGCATGTGA